The genomic window CGAGGGTTCGTTCGTCGGTCACGTCGGCGGCGACGACATGATCCTGATCTGTCCCGAGACGGAGTACGAGGCCGTTGCCGACGACATCTGTCGTCGCTTCGATGACGGAGCTGCGGCCTTCTACGACGAGAACGACCGCGCCCGCGGCTACATCGAGGTCGAGGACCGGCGGGGCGAGCTGCGCCGCTTCCCGATCGTGACCGTCTCCATCGGTGTCGCCCACACGCGAGCGACGCCGTTCGAGCACCCCTCCTGGCCTGTGCACATCGCCACCGACATGAAGTCCTACGCCAAGCAGACGCGCACCGAGGCCTCCAACTGGGCCGCCGACAAGCGCGCGCGACCCCTGCCCCCCTGAGCGGAAGGGTCCGGAGACGGGGCGCTGGTACCGTCGGGAACGAGACGAGAGCGAGATCGCCCCGTGTCCTCATTCCCCCGATCAACGGCGGATCGCCGCGCTATGGCGCGTGCGCTCGCGTTGGCTGAGCGAGGCCGCGCGACGACGAGGCCCAACCCGGTCGTCGGAGCCGTGGTGGTGCGTGACGGCGAGATCGTGGGGGAGGGGTGGCACGAGCGAGCCGGTGGTCCACACGCCGAGATCGTCGCGCTCGGGGCCGCCGGCGATGGCGCGCAAGGGGCGAGCGTCTACACGACCCTCGAGCCGTGCAGGCACCGCGGCCGGACCGGTCCCTGCGCGGATGCGCTGATCGAGAGCGGTGTCGCGCGGGTCGTCTACGGGCTGCGTGACCCCGATCCGCTCGCTTCCGGGGGGGCCGAGCGGTTGGCCGACGCCGGAGTACAGGTGGAAGGTGGCCTGCTCGCCGACTGGGTGGCGGAGCAGAACAACCTGTTCCTCCACGTGCACGCCCACGGCCGTCCCCACGTCACGCTGAAGCTCGCGCAGACCTTCGACGGCGATCTCCGCGGCCAGGGGCGCTGGATCACCGGAGCGCGCGCTCGAACGGCGGTGCACCGCATCCGTGCCCGAGTGGACGCCGTGTTGGTCGGGTCCGGAACGGTCATCGAAGACGACCCGCAGCTCGACGTGCGCCACGTGCAAGCCCCGGGGGGGCAGCCTCGCGCGGTCGTCCTCGACGCGCGCGGCCGTACACCGCTCGACGCGAAGGTGGTGCGGCCCGGGACGATCGTGCTCACGACCGATGCGGCACCGGCGGCTCACGCCACGTCCCTGGCGGAGTCAGGTGTCACCGTCGAGCTAGTCCCGGCGGGTGATCACCGTGGCATCCAGCTCGATGCGGCCCTCAAGACGCTGATGATGCACGACATCCGGTCGATCCTCGTCGAAGGGGGCGCCTCCGTCGCGGCGTCGTTCGTGGCCGAGCAGCTCGTCGACATCCTCGTGCTGCACGTCGCGGTGACGACGGTCGCCCGGTCCAGTCTCCCCAGCACACCGGCGTCTGTGGTCCCAGCGGAGGATGCCGGTTGGCGATGGAGGCGCGAGCGAGCTCGCCCCCTCGGCGAGGACCTCGAGATCGTCGCCGTCCCGGAGGCTCGGTGATGTTCACCGGCATCATCGAGGAGATCGGAACGGTGGCGGCGGTCGAACGCCGTGACGACGGCGTCGTGGTGACGATCGCTTGCCAGGACGTGCTCGGTGGGACCGATGTCGGGGCATCCATCTCGGTGAGCGGGGTGTGCCTCACCGTTACCGCTCTCGTGGACGGGGGCTTCACCGCCGACCTGGCCGCGTCGACGCTTGCCATCACGACCCTCGATGACGTCGCTCCGGGACGGCGTGTCAACCTCGAACGACCGCTCGCGGCGGACGGTCGCTTCGGTGGGCACCTGGTCCAAGGGCACGTGGACAGCGTCGGGACCGTTACCGACGTGCACGACGAGGAGGGCACGCGCTTCGTCCGGTTCCGCGTGCCCGACGAGGTCGCCACCTACCTGGTGCCGAAGGGGTCGGTCACCCTCGACGGCGTGAGTCTGACCATCGTGGACGTCGGGAGCGACGGCTTCGATGTGGCGCTGATCCCGCACACCCTCGAGGTCACCACGCTCGGTGCGCTCAGCGAGGGCGACCGGGTCAACGTCGAGGTCGACGTCGTCGGCAAGTACGTCGCCCAGTACCTACAGCCCCACGTCGATCGCCTCGCCGGGGGAGGGGAGTGCTGATGGCGCTGGCGAGCATCGAACAGGCTATCGCCGTCATCGCCGACGGTGGCTTGGTCATCGTCGTCGACGACGAGGACCGCGAGAACGAGGGGGACCTCGTCATGGCGGCACAGGAGGTCACGCCGGACGCGATGGCCTTCATCGTGCGGCACACGAGTGGCGTCGTCTGTGTCCCGCTGTTGGGCGAGCGGCTCGATGCGCTCGATCTGCCACTCATGGTCGCCGAGAACACCGAGCAGCACCGCACGGCGTTCACCGTGTCGGTCGACAAGCGTGAGGGCATCTCGACGGGCATCAGCGCTGCCGACCGCGCGGCGACCGTCCAGGCTCTGATCGATCCGGCGACGACCAGCGACGACCTCACCCGCCCCGGCCACATCTTCCCTCTCCGCTACCGCCCCGGTGGGGTCCTGCGTCGACCGGGCCACACGGAGGCATCGGTCGACCTGGCGCGGTTGGCGGGGCTGGAACCCGCCGCGGTCATCTGCGAGATCGTCAACGACGACGGGACGATGGCGCGACTGCCCGAGCTGGAGCGATTCGCCGAGGAACACGGGTTGTTGATCGTCAGCATCGCCGATCTGATCGCGTACGAACGCGAGCACCGCGCTCTGGTCGAGCGCATCGTCGAGACCGTGATCCCCACCCCGTACGGGCTGTGGCGAGCCATCGGGTACCGCAGCGCGGCGGACGGGTTGTCGCACATCGCGCTCGTCCTGGGCGAGCCGGAAGGGCGCCCCGACGTGCTGGTGCGGATGCACAGTGAGTGCCTCACCGGCGACGTGTTCCGTTCCTTGCGGTGCGATTGCGGGCCGCAACTCGACCTGGCGATGGCCCGCATCCGCGACGAGGGGGAGGGTGTCATCGTCTACCTGCGCGGCCACGAGGGCCGCGGGATCGGGCTGCTGCACAAACTCGAGGCGTACCGGCTGCAGGACGAGGGCCACGACACCGTCGAGGCGAACCTCGCGCTCGGGCTGCCCGCGGACGCGCGCGACTACGGCACCGGCGCGTCCATCCTCGCCGACCTCGACCTGACCACTCTGCGGTTGCTCACGAACAACCCCGCGAAGCGGGCCGGGCTCGCCGGGTTCGGCCTCAGCATCGTCGACCGTGTGCCTCTGGAGATCGCCCCCAACGAGGCCAACGCGGCGTACCTCGCCGTGAAGAGGGAGAAGTTCGGCCACGTGTTCGAGGGTCGAGACGCGACCGTCTCGACCGGCGTCGGCGACATCGCGACGCAGCGAGAGGCCGCCCCACCGTCCGTCGAGCGGGGCGGGATCGGCATGGCACCCCCGGGACCTCCGCGCCCCGAACCGGAACCCGACTCGGAACCACCGGGTGGTATCGGGCAAGCTCCACCGAGTCGCGCCGATGACAAGGAGTCCGCGTGAACGACCGCGAGCAGGACATCGTGACCCACCAGGGTCGCCTCGACGCGTCCGGGCTGCGGGTGGGGATCGTGGCGGGCCGGTTCAACGAGGCGGTCGTGGCGCGTCTCGTCGAGGGCGCGGTGGACACGCTGCTGCGCCACGGGGCGTTGCCGGGTGACGTCCACGTGGCGTGGGTGCCGGGAGCGTTCGACATCCCGGTGGTGCTGCGGCGCATGGCCGAGTCGGGCCGCTTCGACGCCCTCGTCGCCATCGGGGCGGTGGTGCGCGGACAGACGCCTCACTTCGACTACGTCGCCGGCGAGGCTGCCAGTGGCGCAGCGGGTGTCGCTCGCGAGTTCGGTCTGCCCGTGGCCTTCGGGGTCCTCACGACCGACACGTGGGAGCAGGCGGTCGAGCGCGCCGGCGGCAAGTTGGGCAACAAGGGGGCCGAGGCGGCTCTCGCCGCCGTCGAGACCGCCAACCTGCTCAAGGAGCTCTGAGGTGCTCAAGCTGGTCGTCCCCAAGGGCTCGCTGGAGGAAGCGACGATCAAGCTGCTCCGCGATGCGGACCTCGAACTGCACCGGGCGAGCGACCGCGACTACTTCGGCCGTATCGACGACCCCCGCCTCAGCGAGGTCGCCATCCTGCGACCGCAAGAGATCCCCCGCTACATCCAGGAGGGTTTCTTCGACCTCGGGATCACGGGGCGTGACTGGATCGAGGAGACCTCGGCCGAGGTCGAGTCCCTCACCGAGCTCAACTACAGCAAGCGCACCGCCAACCCCATCCGGGTTGTCCTCGCAGTGCCGCAGGACCGCGCCTGGAAGTCGGTCACCGATCTACCCGACGACGTGCGGGTCTCGACCGAGCTGCCCGAGCTGACGCGGCGCTTCTTCGACCAGCACGGCAAGAAGGCACGCATCTTCCTCAGCTACGGGGCGACCGAGGCGAAGGTGGGTTCGATCGTCGATGCGTGCGTGGATGTGACCGAGACCGGCAGCACGCTGCGCAAGCAGGGTCTGAAGATCATCGACGAGCTCCTGCTGTCCCGGACGGAGCTGATCGCCAACGTCGAGTCGTACGCCGATCCGGTCAAGCGCCAGGCCATGGAGGACCTCAAGACGCTGCTGCTGGGTGCCATCGACGCTCGTGGCCGCGCATTGCTGAAGCTGAACGTCGCCACCGATGATCTCGAAGCCGTGCTCGAGCTCGTCCCCAGCATGAAGGCCCCGACCGTCAACCAGCTCGCCCACGAGGACGGCTTCGCGGTCGAGACCGTCGTCGACAAGCGCGGCGTCAACGAGCTGATCCCCAAGCTGAAGGCCGCGGGTGCCTCGGGCATCCTCGAACTGCCCATCACCAAGATCGTCCCCTAACTTGGCGATGGCGCATCCGCGCCGTCGATGCTGTCGTGGTGCCTCGTCCGCGACCGAGAGCGCGGTCTCGGTCGCTCGGGACGAACGGAGCCGACCGCTAGTCTGGTCAGCCTTCCGCTGGAGGTGACCCCGTGCGACGCGTCCTGCTGACTCTGCCGCTGATCGCGGTGGCCCTGTGGCTGAGCGCGCTGCCGGCCCTCGCCACCGAGGCCGAGGCTGGCGCCGAGGAGGACATCGACGGCATCCTCCTCGCGCTGATCCTGGGTGTGATCGTCGGCGCGGGCCTGTTCGTACACGCCTACGCGCGCGGTGACGCCGCTGCCCGTCACGAGGACACCGCGTCCGACGAGCACCACTGATGGCGGCCCAGCCGCCCCGCGAGGGCCCCTCGGACGAGGAACTGGCCGCCTACCTCGGTCAGCTCCGCGAGGCACCGGTGACTGACCTGATCGCCCAGGCGGTCGCGATGCTCGTCAACGCGGCCCAGGTCAAGCTCGGACTGCCCGACGGCCGGACGTTGATCGACGCCACGGCGGCCATCATGGAGGCGGCCGGCGACGGCGTCGAGGACAGCTTCCGGCGTGAGGTCGAGGGCATCGTCAACCAGCTGCGCGTGGCACAGGTCGAGGCCGAACAGCAGGTGGCTGCGAGCCCAGGGGGAGGGGCGCAGTCCCCTTCGCCGGGTGAGGCGCCGATCGGCGGCTCGGATGCCGCGTCCGTACCGTCCGAGACCGAGCAACGAGGGACCGGTTCGGCGGGCTCACGGCTCTGGGTGCCGCCTGGCGCGAGCTGATACCCTCTTCGGACCCGGCTCCGGCCGGCACAACCGAACAGCGAAGCGGAGGCCGTCCGACGGCTCCCACCCGGCAGGTCACCGACCTCGTCGGGTCACGACTCCACCGGTCCCTCGCCCCGCGCGCGGACCGGTCTGAACGTGCGGCGGCCCTCGAAGGCCGCCGTTGGCGTTCCAGCGGGCGCTCGTGACCTCCGCCCCCCACCCAGGAGGAGCAGCATCAGCGAACAGCGCTTGAACCAGGAGATCAAGGTCCCGCGTGTGCGGCTCGTGGACGCGGATGGCACGCAGGTCGGCATCGTCCCCCTCGCGGAGGCGCTCCGGTCGGCCCGGGAGCAGGGGCTCGATCTCGTCGAGGTGGCGCCCAACGCCGATCCGCCGGTCTGCCGGATCATGGACTTCGGCAAGCACAAGTACCAGCAGGCGCAGAAAGAGAAGGAAGCGCGCCGGCGCCAGAGCCAGATCGTGATCAAAGAGATCAAGATGCGGCCCAAGATCTCGGATAACGACTACGAGACCAAGACCGGCCACGTGCGACGCTTCCTGAACGATGGCGCCAAGGTCAAGGCGACCATCATGTTCCGCGGCCGCGAGATGACCCACACCGAGCTCGGACGCAAGCTGCTGGACCGGCTCGCCGATGACGTGAGCGAACTCGCCAACGTCGAGTCCTATCCCACGGTCGACGGTCGCAACATGGTGATGGTGCTGTCCCCGATCAAGAAACGCGAGAAGCCCGAGAAGAAGCCCGAACGCGACGAGCCCGACGCGGCCGCCGACAACGGCGAGGCGGGCGCGGGTTCGCCGTCCGACGTCGAGGACACCTCGGCGGACGAGTCGATGGACGACACGGCGGACGTCACCGCGGACGAGACCCAGCCGACCGCTGCCGGGTGAGATCGATCTCGACTCGCCTCAGGCGGCTCCGGAAGTGGAAGGCACCAACGTGAAGCAGAAGACCCACAGCGGCGCGAAGAAGCGCTTCCGCATCACCAAGAACGGCAAGGTGATGACCCGCCAGCGCAACCGCGCCCACATCCTCGAGAAGAAGAGCTCGTCGCGCAAGCGCCGTCTCAAGGGCCAGGTCCCACTGGCTCCCGACCAGGCCAAGCAGATCAAGCGGCTGCTGAACCAGGGCTGACGCCACCGCTCACCGCCACGGGTCGACCGCACGTCGATCCACGACGTCCTGAAGGGGAACACCATGGCACGCGTCAAGCGTGGCACCCACGCCAAGAAGAAGCACCGTGCGGTCCTCGACCGGGCCAAGGGCTTCCGCGGCGCCCGCAGCCGGCGCTTCAAGGTCGCCAAGGAGGCCGTCCAGCACGCCGAGCGGTACGCGTACCGCGACCGCCGCAAGCGCAAGGGCGACTTCCGCAAGCTTTGGATCACCCGCATCAACGCCGCTGCCCGCAACGAGGGGCTGAGCTACAGCCGCCTCATGCACGGGTTGAAGCTGGCCGAGATCGAGGTCGACCGCAAGAACCTCGCTGATCTCGCCGTCCGCGACCCGGCCGCCTTCTCGGCGCTGGTGACGCAGGCCAAGGCCGCGCTCGAGGCGTCTTGACACTGACCTCGACGGCCAACGCCCGCGTCAAGGCGGTCGCGGCCCTGCGCCAGCGTAAGTACCGCGAGCGGGAGGGTCGCTTCTTGGCGGAGGGGCCGGGACCGGTCGTCGAGGCCCACCGCGACGGTATGGTCGAGACCGTCTACGCGACGGAGGATGGCGCCTCACGGTTGCCGCCCGACATCGAGATCACGCTCGTCAGCGACGACGTGCTGGCGAAGATCAGCGATGCGGTCACCCCGCAGGGCGTCGTGGCGGTGTGCACGAGGCGCGTTCACACCTTGTCCGACGTGCTCGGCGAGGGCTACTGCATCGTGCTGCACGGCATCGCCGATCCGGGCAACGCCGGCACGGTGGTGCGCACCGCGGACGCGTTCGGGGCCGCGGGCGTGATCTTCACGTCCGGATCGGTCGACCCGTGGAACCCCAAGGCGGTCCGTGCGGCAGCTGGATCCACCACCCACGTCCGCCTGGTCGTCGATGTGGACGGTGACGAGATGCTGGACGCGTGTCGATCCTCGGGAACGCGCACCGTCGCCCTCGATGCCCACGGGCCGGTCCGGATCGACACGCCCGGTGCCATCAGCGCGCCCTGCGCTCTCATCGTCGGCAGCGAGGCCCACGGGCTGGCTGCCAGCGTTACCGACCGTGCCGATGTCGTCTGTCGGATACCGGGGTTCGGGCGGGCGGAATCCCTAAACTTGGCCGCGGCGACAGCGGTGGCCGCCTACGCCACCGCGAGCGCGGTGTACGACAGCATCGACCCCGGCGCCGGCGGAGCGGACCAGGTGTGACGGCGATGCAGTTCGAGCTGTTCGACCTCCTCCCCGAGGCGGTGGTCGTGGTCTCGGTCTCCGGGCGGATCGAGCACCGCAACGACCGCGCCGACCACCTGCTCGGTCTGAGGCAGGACGTCGTCGGGCAGCCGTTCGACGATGCCGTCGTGCTGATCGACGACAGCGGCGGCCACTGCACCGGCCTGATCGGGTTGGTCAACCCCGTCGCCCCGCGACTGGCCGAGAGGCTCCTGCGGGTGAGGCTGCCGGACGGACGGCTCCGGCCGGTCGCGGTCGCCGGTCGCCTCCACGGTGCTCGGATCGTGGTGACCTTCCGACACGGAGGGCGCCGCGAGCGTCTCGACGCGGCTCGCAGCGACCTCGTTGCCACCGTGTCGCACGAGATCCGCTCGCCGCTGACGTCAGTGAAGGGCTTCACCCGCACGCTGCTGCTCAAGTGGGATCGGTTCAGCGACGAGCAGAAGCACACCATGCTCGAGACGATCAACGCCGATGCGGACCGGGTCACTCGACTGCTCACCGAGCTGCTCGACGTCTCGCGGATCGACGCGAACCGGGTGCAGCTGCGAACCCAGCGCATCGATGTGCCCGAGCTGGTCACGCGCATCGTCGAGCGGGTGAAGCAGCGCCCTGAGGGGGACGGTCGCACCGTCGAGGTGGCGCTGGACCGCGCGATGCCGCCCCTGCTCGCCGACCAGGACAAGATCGAGCAGGTCATCACCAACCTCGTCGAGAACGCGCTGCAGTACGCACCGGACAGCGACGTCCGCCTCGAGGGGGAGGCCAACGACGGCGTGCTCGACCTGCGTGTCATCGATCACGGGCCGGGGATCCCTGACGATCAGCAACGCCGGATCTTCGAGAAGTTCGGTCGCGGCCGTCAGAACCGCCGTGCGGGCACCGGACTGGGGTTGTACATCAGCCGCGGCCTCGCGCGTGCGCACGGGGGTGACGTGTGGTGCACGAGCGACGAGGGAACGGGCGCGACCTTCCACCTGCGGCTGCCGTTCCAGCCCCAGTCCTCCGGGCTCAGCGACGGGACGTGAGCACGAGGATCTGCCGACAGCAAGCGCCCCGGTAGGCTCGATCGACCTGACCGGAGCGCGCTGTGGCGGATCACCTCGACGAGCTCGACGAGCTCGCACGTGACGCCTTCGATGCCCTCGAAGCCGCTGGTGATCTCGACGCGCTGGAGGCCGTCCGGGTTCGCTTCACCGGCCGCAAGAGCGCGCTGACGTCCATCCAGCGCAGCCTGCGCGACCTCGACGACGAAGGTCGACGCGAACTGGGCCAGGCGCTCAACCGGTTCAAGGACGAGTTCGAGGAGCGCTTCGAGGCCGCGCGCAGCGCGTTCGCTCGTGCGGCGATGGATACACGACTGCAAGCCGAGCGCGAGGATCTGACGCTGCCGCCCCGCCGGATCCGCCCCGGCCGGCCCCACCTGCTCACCCAGGTCAGCGACGAGATCGTCGACATCTTCGTCGGGCTCGGGTACCGCGTGGCCGACGGTCCCGAGGTCGAGGCCGGCGTGTACGCGTTCGACCTGCTCAACATCCCTCCCGACCATCCCGCGCGCCAGGAGATGGACACGCTCTACGTGTCGCGCCAGGGCGACGTGGTGCTGCGGCCCCACACCTCGCCGGTGCAGGCGCGCACCATGCTGGCTCAGCCGGCGCCGATCGCAGTCGTCGTCCCCGGCCGCGTCTACCGCGCTGACACCCCTGACGCCACGCACTCGCCCTTCTTCACCCAGGTCGAGGGTCTGTACGTCGACGACGACGTGACCATGGCCGACCTGCGCGGAACCCTGCTGTCGTTCGCGCGGGCCGTGTTCGGGGCTGACCGCGAGGTGCGCCT from Actinomycetota bacterium includes these protein-coding regions:
- the ribD gene encoding bifunctional diaminohydroxyphosphoribosylaminopyrimidine deaminase/5-amino-6-(5-phosphoribosylamino)uracil reductase RibD — translated: MARALALAERGRATTRPNPVVGAVVVRDGEIVGEGWHERAGGPHAEIVALGAAGDGAQGASVYTTLEPCRHRGRTGPCADALIESGVARVVYGLRDPDPLASGGAERLADAGVQVEGGLLADWVAEQNNLFLHVHAHGRPHVTLKLAQTFDGDLRGQGRWITGARARTAVHRIRARVDAVLVGSGTVIEDDPQLDVRHVQAPGGQPRAVVLDARGRTPLDAKVVRPGTIVLTTDAAPAAHATSLAESGVTVELVPAGDHRGIQLDAALKTLMMHDIRSILVEGGASVAASFVAEQLVDILVLHVAVTTVARSSLPSTPASVVPAEDAGWRWRRERARPLGEDLEIVAVPEAR
- a CDS encoding riboflavin synthase, which codes for MFTGIIEEIGTVAAVERRDDGVVVTIACQDVLGGTDVGASISVSGVCLTVTALVDGGFTADLAASTLAITTLDDVAPGRRVNLERPLAADGRFGGHLVQGHVDSVGTVTDVHDEEGTRFVRFRVPDEVATYLVPKGSVTLDGVSLTIVDVGSDGFDVALIPHTLEVTTLGALSEGDRVNVEVDVVGKYVAQYLQPHVDRLAGGGEC
- a CDS encoding bifunctional 3,4-dihydroxy-2-butanone-4-phosphate synthase/GTP cyclohydrolase II, which produces MALASIEQAIAVIADGGLVIVVDDEDRENEGDLVMAAQEVTPDAMAFIVRHTSGVVCVPLLGERLDALDLPLMVAENTEQHRTAFTVSVDKREGISTGISAADRAATVQALIDPATTSDDLTRPGHIFPLRYRPGGVLRRPGHTEASVDLARLAGLEPAAVICEIVNDDGTMARLPELERFAEEHGLLIVSIADLIAYEREHRALVERIVETVIPTPYGLWRAIGYRSAADGLSHIALVLGEPEGRPDVLVRMHSECLTGDVFRSLRCDCGPQLDLAMARIRDEGEGVIVYLRGHEGRGIGLLHKLEAYRLQDEGHDTVEANLALGLPADARDYGTGASILADLDLTTLRLLTNNPAKRAGLAGFGLSIVDRVPLEIAPNEANAAYLAVKREKFGHVFEGRDATVSTGVGDIATQREAAPPSVERGGIGMAPPGPPRPEPEPDSEPPGGIGQAPPSRADDKESA
- the ribH gene encoding 6,7-dimethyl-8-ribityllumazine synthase, with the protein product MTHQGRLDASGLRVGIVAGRFNEAVVARLVEGAVDTLLRHGALPGDVHVAWVPGAFDIPVVLRRMAESGRFDALVAIGAVVRGQTPHFDYVAGEAASGAAGVAREFGLPVAFGVLTTDTWEQAVERAGGKLGNKGAEAALAAVETANLLKEL
- the hisG gene encoding ATP phosphoribosyltransferase, whose amino-acid sequence is MLKLVVPKGSLEEATIKLLRDADLELHRASDRDYFGRIDDPRLSEVAILRPQEIPRYIQEGFFDLGITGRDWIEETSAEVESLTELNYSKRTANPIRVVLAVPQDRAWKSVTDLPDDVRVSTELPELTRRFFDQHGKKARIFLSYGATEAKVGSIVDACVDVTETGSTLRKQGLKIIDELLLSRTELIANVESYADPVKRQAMEDLKTLLLGAIDARGRALLKLNVATDDLEAVLELVPSMKAPTVNQLAHEDGFAVETVVDKRGVNELIPKLKAAGASGILELPITKIVP
- the infC gene encoding translation initiation factor IF-3, translating into MSEQRLNQEIKVPRVRLVDADGTQVGIVPLAEALRSAREQGLDLVEVAPNADPPVCRIMDFGKHKYQQAQKEKEARRRQSQIVIKEIKMRPKISDNDYETKTGHVRRFLNDGAKVKATIMFRGREMTHTELGRKLLDRLADDVSELANVESYPTVDGRNMVMVLSPIKKREKPEKKPERDEPDAAADNGEAGAGSPSDVEDTSADESMDDTADVTADETQPTAAG
- the rpmI gene encoding 50S ribosomal protein L35, with translation MKQKTHSGAKKRFRITKNGKVMTRQRNRAHILEKKSSSRKRRLKGQVPLAPDQAKQIKRLLNQG
- the rplT gene encoding 50S ribosomal protein L20 produces the protein MARVKRGTHAKKKHRAVLDRAKGFRGARSRRFKVAKEAVQHAERYAYRDRRKRKGDFRKLWITRINAAARNEGLSYSRLMHGLKLAEIEVDRKNLADLAVRDPAAFSALVTQAKAALEAS
- a CDS encoding RNA methyltransferase; translation: MTLTSTANARVKAVAALRQRKYREREGRFLAEGPGPVVEAHRDGMVETVYATEDGASRLPPDIEITLVSDDVLAKISDAVTPQGVVAVCTRRVHTLSDVLGEGYCIVLHGIADPGNAGTVVRTADAFGAAGVIFTSGSVDPWNPKAVRAAAGSTTHVRLVVDVDGDEMLDACRSSGTRTVALDAHGPVRIDTPGAISAPCALIVGSEAHGLAASVTDRADVVCRIPGFGRAESLNLAAATAVAAYATASAVYDSIDPGAGGADQV
- a CDS encoding PAS domain-containing sensor histidine kinase; the encoded protein is MQFELFDLLPEAVVVVSVSGRIEHRNDRADHLLGLRQDVVGQPFDDAVVLIDDSGGHCTGLIGLVNPVAPRLAERLLRVRLPDGRLRPVAVAGRLHGARIVVTFRHGGRRERLDAARSDLVATVSHEIRSPLTSVKGFTRTLLLKWDRFSDEQKHTMLETINADADRVTRLLTELLDVSRIDANRVQLRTQRIDVPELVTRIVERVKQRPEGDGRTVEVALDRAMPPLLADQDKIEQVITNLVENALQYAPDSDVRLEGEANDGVLDLRVIDHGPGIPDDQQRRIFEKFGRGRQNRRAGTGLGLYISRGLARAHGGDVWCTSDEGTGATFHLRLPFQPQSSGLSDGT
- the pheS gene encoding phenylalanine--tRNA ligase subunit alpha produces the protein MADHLDELDELARDAFDALEAAGDLDALEAVRVRFTGRKSALTSIQRSLRDLDDEGRRELGQALNRFKDEFEERFEAARSAFARAAMDTRLQAEREDLTLPPRRIRPGRPHLLTQVSDEIVDIFVGLGYRVADGPEVEAGVYAFDLLNIPPDHPARQEMDTLYVSRQGDVVLRPHTSPVQARTMLAQPAPIAVVVPGRVYRADTPDATHSPFFTQVEGLYVDDDVTMADLRGTLLSFARAVFGADREVRLRPSFFPFTEPSAEVDVSCPFCAGDGAPCRVCSGTGWIEILGAGMVDPQVLSDCGHDPAEVSGFAFGVGVERVAMLRHEVNDIRHFHDGDVRFLRAF